A part of bacterium genomic DNA contains:
- a CDS encoding NAD-dependent epimerase/dehydratase family protein, with product MILLLGATGFLGKRLARRLTAEGRPFVAVSKSLGTDLRDYAQFRRLFERHRDVDEILHAAAYVGGIKFGLAHPAEIFYNNALI from the coding sequence ATGATCCTGCTTCTCGGCGCCACGGGGTTCCTAGGAAAACGGCTGGCACGCCGGTTGACCGCGGAGGGGAGGCCGTTCGTCGCCGTCTCGAAATCGCTCGGGACGGATCTCCGCGACTACGCGCAGTTCCGGCGACTTTTTGAACGCCATCGCGATGTCGACGAGATTCTACACGCCGCCGCGTACGTTGGCGGAATCAAGTTTGGCCTCGCGCACCCGGCGGAAATCTTTTACAATAACGCGCTGATCA
- a CDS encoding GNAT family protein: protein MYVRHPVGFRPIDEGDLEVLRLLHNDMTTLLQLGTIEFVSREEQVEWWKGLGKSRAARFFTLVTVPSGEVIGMLRVQHIDTVNAHCEVGLDILPVHRGKGLGAASYEMVLEFLFQHYNMHMVYLRVAEFNERARRLYGRLGFEETGRYEEYLYRHDRYWDYIIMSMTRDRYRQRGEGQPNS, encoded by the coding sequence GTGTACGTACGTCACCCCGTGGGCTTTCGCCCCATCGACGAAGGCGACTTGGAGGTCTTGCGCCTTCTTCACAACGACATGACCACGTTGCTTCAATTGGGGACCATAGAGTTCGTCTCCCGGGAAGAGCAAGTCGAGTGGTGGAAGGGGCTTGGCAAAAGCCGTGCCGCCAGATTCTTCACGCTCGTAACGGTGCCTTCCGGCGAGGTCATTGGAATGCTCCGCGTGCAGCACATCGACACCGTCAACGCCCACTGCGAAGTCGGCTTGGACATTCTGCCGGTTCATCGGGGAAAGGGTCTCGGCGCCGCGAGCTACGAAATGGTACTGGAATTTCTTTTCCAACATTACAACATGCACATGGTCTATCTTCGGGTGGCAGAGTTCAACGAACGGGCCCGCCGGCTCTACGGCCGGCTCGGCTTCGAGGAGACCGGGCGGTACGAAGAATACCTCTATCGCCACGACCGCTACTGGGACTACATTATCATGTCGATGACACGCGACCGTTACCGGCAGCGCGGCGAGGGGCAGCCAAACTCCTAG
- a CDS encoding DegT/DnrJ/EryC1/StrS aminotransferase family protein produces MPLFDRDDLAAVTDALTSTFVSGDGPACRAFERDLSGYLGVKHVFFTTSCTAALDLAFMIKGFPADSEVLVPDFTFTSSALGPILNGLRVVLVDVRADNGNVNVGKIEAKITPRTVAIVPVDYAGNPVEMDEVNHLARRHGLYVVHDAAQSIGAEYRGRRIGSVADVSCFSFHGTKNLAVGEGGAIATDHDDLAARILIAREKGTDKHRFLSNPQMKGYYAYVARGNSYVQSNILGALGRSQLKKLDSMNSRRWAIAEYYREHLRDIEGIRFPTLTQDAKTNWHLFCILVNPRVKDWVIDALRAEGVTANIHYHPLHLNPYYREVCHFRDDEFQDSVKFFESLVRLPMYAGMSDQDAADVVAAVRKVIPHSERVALRL; encoded by the coding sequence GTGCCGCTCTTTGACCGCGACGATTTGGCCGCGGTCACAGACGCGCTCACGTCGACGTTTGTCAGCGGGGACGGGCCCGCCTGCCGCGCGTTCGAGCGGGACTTGTCGGGCTACCTCGGGGTGAAGCATGTGTTCTTCACGACGTCTTGCACCGCGGCTCTGGACCTGGCATTTATGATCAAAGGCTTTCCCGCAGACTCCGAGGTGCTGGTCCCGGACTTTACATTTACGTCGTCGGCGCTGGGCCCGATTCTCAACGGGCTGAGGGTGGTGCTTGTCGACGTCCGCGCCGACAACGGAAATGTCAACGTCGGCAAGATCGAGGCCAAGATCACGCCCCGCACCGTTGCGATCGTCCCGGTCGACTATGCCGGAAACCCGGTTGAGATGGATGAGGTCAATCATCTCGCGCGGAGACATGGACTCTACGTCGTCCACGACGCCGCGCAGTCGATCGGCGCGGAGTACCGTGGCCGCCGCATCGGCTCTGTGGCAGACGTCAGCTGTTTCAGCTTTCATGGAACCAAGAACCTAGCCGTCGGCGAAGGCGGAGCGATCGCAACGGATCACGATGACCTTGCCGCCAGGATCCTGATCGCCCGCGAGAAGGGGACCGACAAACACCGGTTTCTGTCGAACCCGCAGATGAAGGGATATTATGCGTACGTCGCTCGCGGCAATAGCTATGTGCAGTCGAACATACTCGGGGCCCTCGGTCGCTCCCAGCTCAAGAAACTCGATTCCATGAATTCGCGCCGGTGGGCGATCGCCGAATACTATCGGGAACACCTTCGGGACATCGAGGGCATTAGGTTCCCCACCTTGACTCAGGACGCGAAGACGAACTGGCACCTCTTTTGCATACTGGTGAATCCGCGCGTGAAAGATTGGGTGATCGATGCGCTTCGGGCCGAGGGAGTCACCGCGAACATCCACTATCACCCTCTCCATTTGAACCCGTACTATCGAGAGGTCTGCCATTTTCGCGATGACGAGTTTCAAGACTCAGTCAAGTTCTTCGAGTCACTGGTCCGCCTGCCGATGTATGCCGGGATGTCGGATCAGGATGCGGCGGATGTCGTCGCCGCCGTTCGGAAGGTGATTCCGCACTCTGAGCGCGTGGCGCTGAGGCTTTAG
- the gmd gene encoding GDP-mannose 4,6-dehydratase has product MKRAIVTGLTGQDGSYLAELLLSKGYEVHGLIRRASTFNTRRIEHIYQDPHDAHRRLSGYYGDLSNSEQLVSLIYDVRPDEVYHLGAQSHVKVSFDMPEYTGDITGLGTTRVLEALRRSGVKTRFYQASSSEMFGDAPAPQGEHTPFRPRSPYAVAKVYAYWMVNTYRLGYGMFACNGILFNHESPRRGETFVSRKITRAVAAIKAGRLQTLYLGNLDSRRDWGYAPEYVEAMWMMLQQDRPDDYVIGTGEAYSVREFVEEAFAYAGLDWRERVASDPRYQRPLDVDCLVADATAARRRLGWQPKVTFKELVRIMVDADMEAIGLTPVGEGVRILENRFAGHQYWAAHAVVP; this is encoded by the coding sequence GTGAAGCGCGCCATCGTGACGGGACTCACGGGACAAGACGGATCCTATTTGGCCGAGTTGCTGCTGTCGAAGGGCTACGAAGTTCACGGCCTCATACGGAGGGCCTCGACGTTCAACACCCGGCGAATCGAGCACATCTATCAGGACCCGCACGACGCCCACCGGCGGTTGTCCGGATACTACGGCGACCTCTCCAATTCGGAGCAACTCGTTAGCCTGATCTACGATGTGCGCCCGGATGAGGTGTATCATCTTGGTGCGCAGAGTCACGTCAAAGTCAGTTTTGACATGCCGGAATATACGGGCGATATTACCGGACTCGGGACGACGCGGGTTCTTGAAGCCTTGCGCCGAAGCGGCGTCAAGACCCGATTTTATCAGGCATCCAGCAGTGAGATGTTTGGTGACGCTCCGGCTCCGCAAGGCGAGCACACACCGTTTAGACCGCGAAGCCCCTACGCGGTGGCGAAAGTCTACGCGTACTGGATGGTCAACACCTACCGTCTCGGGTACGGGATGTTCGCGTGCAACGGCATCCTGTTTAATCACGAAAGTCCGCGGCGTGGCGAGACCTTCGTCAGCCGGAAGATCACGAGAGCGGTCGCCGCTATCAAGGCCGGGCGCCTGCAGACATTGTATCTAGGCAACCTTGATTCGCGCCGCGATTGGGGTTACGCCCCCGAGTACGTCGAGGCAATGTGGATGATGCTGCAGCAGGACCGGCCCGACGACTACGTCATAGGAACGGGTGAGGCTTACTCGGTTCGGGAGTTTGTCGAGGAGGCGTTCGCCTATGCGGGGCTTGACTGGCGTGAGCGGGTCGCGAGCGACCCCCGTTACCAGCGACCCCTGGATGTGGACTGCTTGGTCGCGGATGCCACGGCCGCCCGGCGCCGCCTGGGTTGGCAGCCGAAGGTCACGTTCAAGGAATTGGTGCGGATCATGGTTGATGCGGACATGGAGGCAATCGGTCTGACTCCGGTGGGAGAAGGCGTACGCATCCTCGAAAATAGGTTTGCGGGTCATCAGTACTGGGCCGCGCATGCGGTCGTACCCTAA
- a CDS encoding methyltransferase domain-containing protein, protein MFEHVPIRTVADYWNARPCNIRHSARPVGTREYFDEVEARKYFVEPHILRLAEFPRWRGRRVLDVGCGIGTATITFARHGARVTAVDLSEKSVALARRRAEVCGLDRQIDFYVANAEELSRSIPIANYDLIYSFGVVHHTPHPERAIAEMRRYAGPGSTLKLMVYHRRSWKSLSVLLGYGRGRFWRFPELIARYSEAQTGCPVTYTYLPGEIRDLLGRFGFRVTDSWVDHIFPYRVSDYVQYRYIKTWYFRAMPPAVFRWMERRWGWHLCVTAET, encoded by the coding sequence ATGTTCGAGCATGTGCCGATTAGAACGGTGGCCGACTACTGGAACGCGCGCCCCTGCAACATCCGCCATTCCGCCCGGCCGGTGGGTACCCGCGAGTATTTCGACGAGGTCGAGGCGCGGAAATACTTCGTTGAACCGCATATTCTGCGGCTCGCGGAATTTCCGCGCTGGCGCGGCAGGCGTGTTCTCGACGTCGGCTGTGGCATCGGGACCGCCACGATCACTTTCGCCCGGCACGGTGCCCGCGTGACGGCGGTGGACCTGTCGGAAAAGTCGGTAGCCCTCGCCCGGCGGCGGGCGGAGGTGTGTGGTCTCGATCGGCAGATCGATTTTTACGTGGCGAATGCGGAGGAGCTGAGCCGGTCGATTCCGATTGCGAACTATGATCTCATCTACTCGTTCGGCGTGGTCCACCATACTCCGCATCCCGAACGCGCGATCGCGGAGATGCGCCGGTACGCGGGGCCGGGCAGCACTCTCAAGTTGATGGTCTATCATCGCCGGTCGTGGAAGAGTCTCAGCGTCTTACTCGGATACGGGCGGGGACGTTTCTGGAGGTTTCCCGAACTGATCGCGCGGTACTCCGAGGCCCAAACCGGTTGCCCCGTGACATACACCTACCTGCCCGGTGAGATACGAGATTTGCTCGGGCGGTTCGGGTTCCGGGTTACCGATTCGTGGGTGGACCACATCTTTCCATACCGGGTGTCCGACTACGTTCAATACCGCTACATCAAGACGTGGTATTTTCGCGCGATGCCGCCCGCCGTGTTCCGCTGGATGGAGCGCCGGTGGGGCTGGCATCTCTGCGTGACCGCGGAGACGTAA
- a CDS encoding UDP-glucose/GDP-mannose dehydrogenase family protein: MRLSVIGTGYVGLVTAVCFADHGHTVIGVDRDAERIRMLREGRPPIYEPGLEELLSRGQAAGRLRFTTDIAEAVRGSDIIFITVGTPALDTGDADLAAVAAVAEGIAGALSEYRLIVEKSTVPVRTGQRVRDQIHLLTRGAVPFDVACNPEFTREGSAIKDFLYPDRIVLGVTSERSERLLRELYAPFDCPIIVTDVATAELIKHASNAFLALKISYINAVAGVCERVGADVRVVADGMGHDQRIGRAFLDAGVGYGGSCLPKDVSAFVQISREIGYEFRLLEEVARVNEGQRDALLRHLKSALWVLSNRTIAVLGLAYKANTDDMRDAPAVPIIARLRQEGATVRACDPVAEANARRLMPDLEYCPTPYDAARGSDALVLLTDWEDFRTLDLARIKDLMRRPVLIDGRNLLDPQRARALGFHYAGMGR; the protein is encoded by the coding sequence ATGAGGCTTAGCGTCATCGGTACGGGCTACGTCGGCTTGGTGACCGCGGTCTGCTTTGCCGATCACGGTCACACGGTCATCGGTGTGGATCGCGATGCCGAACGAATCCGTATGCTCCGCGAGGGCCGCCCGCCGATCTACGAGCCCGGGTTGGAAGAGTTGCTGAGCCGCGGGCAGGCCGCGGGGCGCCTGCGCTTTACGACCGACATCGCGGAGGCCGTCCGCGGTTCCGACATCATCTTCATCACGGTGGGGACACCCGCTCTTGACACGGGAGATGCCGATCTCGCGGCCGTGGCCGCGGTTGCCGAGGGAATCGCCGGCGCCCTCAGCGAGTACCGGCTGATCGTCGAGAAGAGCACGGTTCCGGTCCGCACCGGTCAGCGGGTTCGCGATCAGATCCACCTGCTGACGCGCGGCGCGGTGCCGTTCGACGTCGCGTGCAACCCCGAGTTCACCCGGGAGGGGTCGGCGATCAAGGATTTTCTTTATCCCGACCGGATCGTGTTGGGCGTGACGAGCGAGCGGAGCGAGCGTCTGCTGCGCGAACTGTACGCGCCGTTCGACTGCCCGATCATCGTGACCGATGTCGCCACCGCGGAGCTCATCAAGCACGCCAGCAACGCGTTCCTGGCCTTGAAGATCTCCTACATCAACGCCGTCGCCGGTGTCTGCGAGCGGGTGGGCGCGGACGTCCGCGTCGTCGCCGACGGAATGGGCCACGATCAGCGCATCGGCCGGGCCTTCCTGGACGCCGGGGTCGGATACGGCGGTTCGTGCCTTCCGAAGGACGTATCCGCGTTCGTGCAGATCTCCCGCGAGATCGGTTACGAATTTCGCCTGCTGGAGGAGGTGGCGCGCGTCAACGAGGGCCAGCGGGACGCCCTCTTGCGTCACCTGAAGAGCGCCCTGTGGGTCCTGTCCAACCGCACCATCGCGGTGTTGGGCCTGGCCTACAAGGCCAACACCGATGACATGCGGGACGCCCCGGCGGTGCCGATCATCGCGCGTCTCCGTCAGGAAGGCGCGACGGTTCGTGCGTGCGACCCGGTCGCCGAGGCCAACGCGCGGCGCCTCATGCCCGACCTCGAATACTGCCCAACTCCATACGACGCTGCCAGGGGAAGCGACGCCCTCGTTCTGTTGACGGACTGGGAGGATTTTCGTACGTTGGATCTTGCGCGGATCAAGGATCTGATGCGGCGGCCCGTTCTGATCGACGGGCGCAATCTCCTCGATCCGCAGCGCGCCCGCGCGCTGGGGTTTCATTACGCCGGCATGGGCCGATAG
- a CDS encoding Gfo/Idh/MocA family oxidoreductase produces the protein MTPIDPLRIGIIGAGRMGRIRARTARADPRCRVVYIVDADAGRAADLAAEVGAEAGTDADRLLARRDVDAVVVATPPKYLAPLSRAAMQSGKHVFCEKPMARTVAEAETVRAAASGGRGPRVVVGFTLRYHRAVRRAWSLVRAGAIGEPCYVRGRYGHGGRPGYGGEWRMNTDLSGGGELLDQGVHLIDLGRCFLGEFEDIAGFLERYFWQPPSGPGSLLSKPVEDNAFLLLRTREGRVASLHASWTQWKNLFSFEVFGRDGFVSADGLGGSYGPERLTVGRRRPEGGPPATEEIEMPAHDVGPAPDFPAGDVWSAEWSGFVSTVFGTGGDAIPPHDAGPAAATALDACRALGVIEKIYGSGGSAQE, from the coding sequence GTGACTCCGATCGACCCCCTCCGAATCGGTATAATCGGGGCGGGCCGCATGGGGCGGATCCGGGCCCGGACGGCGCGGGCGGATCCGCGGTGCCGAGTTGTATACATCGTTGATGCGGATGCAGGGCGCGCCGCCGATCTGGCCGCGGAGGTCGGCGCCGAGGCCGGGACCGATGCGGACCGGCTCCTGGCCCGGCGGGACGTGGACGCCGTCGTCGTCGCGACGCCGCCCAAGTATCTGGCGCCGTTGTCGCGCGCGGCGATGCAGTCCGGCAAGCACGTGTTCTGCGAGAAGCCCATGGCGCGAACGGTCGCCGAAGCGGAGACCGTACGGGCCGCCGCGTCCGGGGGCCGCGGGCCGCGGGTGGTCGTCGGGTTTACGCTGCGCTATCATCGGGCGGTGCGGCGCGCGTGGAGTCTCGTGAGGGCGGGCGCGATCGGCGAGCCGTGCTATGTGCGGGGACGCTACGGCCACGGGGGGCGCCCCGGATATGGCGGCGAGTGGCGGATGAACACCGACCTGTCCGGAGGCGGCGAATTGCTCGACCAAGGGGTGCACCTCATCGACCTGGGTCGCTGTTTTCTCGGCGAGTTCGAGGATATCGCGGGTTTTCTCGAGAGGTACTTTTGGCAGCCGCCGTCCGGGCCCGGCTCCCTGCTCTCGAAACCGGTGGAGGACAACGCATTTCTGCTACTCCGAACCCGAGAGGGACGCGTCGCGTCCCTGCATGCGAGCTGGACGCAGTGGAAGAACCTGTTCTCGTTCGAGGTGTTCGGACGGGACGGCTTCGTGTCCGCTGACGGGTTGGGGGGAAGTTACGGGCCGGAGCGTCTGACTGTGGGCCGGCGGCGGCCGGAGGGCGGTCCGCCGGCCACCGAGGAGATCGAGATGCCGGCCCACGACGTCGGCCCCGCGCCCGACTTCCCCGCGGGCGATGTCTGGTCCGCGGAATGGTCCGGGTTTGTCTCGACCGTGTTCGGAACCGGCGGCGACGCGATCCCGCCGCACGACGCGGGTCCCGCGGCGGCGACGGCGCTCGATGCCTGCCGGGCGCTCGGGGTGATCGAGAAGATCTACGGGAGCGGAGGTAGCGCGCAGGAATGA
- a CDS encoding SDR family oxidoreductase, which yields MTLKGKVAIVTGAGRGIGEAVAGAFAREGARSILVARTASEVVAAADAVRASGAAASAVPADVSDPAAADRIVQAAIETYGRVDILVNAAGVYGPIGPVWEADPREWVRAIEVNLFGTMYLSRAAAPHMIRQREGKIVNFSGGGATAPLPYFSAYAVSKSAVVRFTETLAEEVRSFNIQVNAIAPGAVDTRLQDAVLAAGDRAGPLFERIRRLRERQEGGVPRDLPASLAVFLASPASNGLTGKLIAAPYDGWQTWDAAKIADVMTLPWFTLRRLDPATIRPFLHAAKTE from the coding sequence GTGACACTGAAAGGTAAGGTCGCGATTGTAACGGGAGCGGGCAGGGGCATCGGCGAGGCGGTGGCCGGTGCGTTCGCCCGCGAGGGCGCCCGCTCGATTCTCGTCGCCCGTACGGCTTCCGAGGTTGTGGCGGCGGCGGATGCCGTCAGGGCGAGCGGCGCGGCCGCATCGGCCGTCCCCGCCGACGTTTCGGACCCCGCGGCCGCGGATCGAATCGTCCAAGCCGCAATCGAGACCTATGGCCGTGTGGACATTCTCGTCAACGCGGCGGGCGTCTACGGTCCAATCGGTCCCGTCTGGGAAGCGGACCCCCGGGAGTGGGTGCGGGCGATCGAAGTGAACCTATTCGGAACGATGTACCTCAGCCGGGCCGCGGCGCCCCACATGATTCGACAGCGCGAGGGCAAGATCGTCAATTTCTCGGGCGGCGGCGCCACGGCCCCGCTGCCGTATTTCTCGGCGTACGCGGTGTCCAAGTCCGCCGTGGTCCGGTTCACCGAGACGCTGGCCGAGGAAGTGCGGTCGTTCAACATTCAGGTCAACGCCATCGCGCCCGGCGCCGTCGACACCCGCCTGCAGGACGCCGTTCTCGCCGCCGGAGATCGCGCGGGCCCGCTCTTCGAACGCATCCGCCGCCTGCGGGAGCGTCAGGAGGGCGGTGTGCCGCGCGATCTGCCCGCGTCCCTTGCGGTGTTTCTGGCGTCACCCGCGTCGAACGGACTAACGGGGAAGCTGATCGCGGCGCCGTACGACGGATGGCAAACTTGGGATGCCGCGAAGATCGCGGACGTGATGACGCTGCCGTGGTTCACACTGCGGCGGCTCGACCCGGCGACCATTCGGCCGTTCCTGCACGCGGCGAAAACGGAATAG
- a CDS encoding nucleotide sugar dehydrogenase, which translates to MANIAVLGLWHQASVLSACFADMGHHVRGAGGDARSVDELNAGRPPVREPRLPAMMRRNLRAGRLIYTTNYADALAGAEFAFLAVDTPVDADDRPDLSSVFEEARRAARSMSGDLILCVTAQVAVGTCAVIQGLVESQRPGGVCEVAYVPEFLRLGTAVDTFRRADRFVIGARNSATAERIAALFAPLRRPIVVMGVRSAEMTKHASNAYLAASISFVNEIADLCDEVGADIRDVVRGMRLDRRIGPNAFLTPGLGFAGGTLGREIRALQQLAERRGRRTLLMDAVMAVNRGRARMVRDRLTRAYGSLEGLRVALLGLTYKSGTSTLRRSVALEIAAGLVEEGADVRVFDPDANLAEVRIPAGLSVAEDVYAAAEAADALVLLTDWTGWRRLDFTRIKQRMRRPLILDVPNLLSPEDMRALGFAYAGVGRGARFARDGVDQDENVEIDAMGEAGRDTER; encoded by the coding sequence ATGGCTAACATCGCCGTACTCGGGCTGTGGCATCAGGCCTCGGTGCTCTCTGCGTGCTTCGCCGACATGGGGCACCACGTCCGCGGGGCCGGCGGCGACGCCCGTTCGGTTGACGAGCTAAACGCGGGCCGGCCCCCGGTTCGGGAACCGAGGCTCCCCGCGATGATGCGGCGAAACCTGCGCGCGGGCCGCCTGATCTACACGACGAATTACGCGGACGCGCTGGCCGGCGCGGAATTTGCATTTCTCGCCGTCGATACTCCCGTCGATGCGGACGATCGTCCTGACCTGAGCTCGGTGTTTGAGGAGGCGCGCCGCGCGGCCCGCTCGATGTCCGGCGACCTGATTCTCTGTGTGACGGCTCAAGTCGCCGTAGGCACGTGCGCCGTGATTCAGGGCCTTGTCGAATCGCAGCGGCCGGGCGGTGTTTGCGAGGTGGCGTACGTTCCGGAGTTCCTGCGGCTGGGCACCGCGGTGGACACCTTCCGGCGGGCCGACCGGTTTGTGATCGGGGCCCGCAACTCCGCGACCGCGGAGCGAATCGCCGCGCTGTTCGCGCCGTTGCGACGGCCGATCGTCGTGATGGGCGTACGGTCGGCGGAGATGACGAAGCATGCCAGCAACGCGTACCTGGCCGCGTCAATCAGTTTCGTCAACGAGATCGCCGATCTCTGCGACGAGGTCGGCGCCGACATTCGCGATGTCGTGCGGGGCATGAGGCTTGACCGACGGATCGGACCCAACGCGTTCTTGACCCCCGGGCTGGGTTTTGCCGGCGGGACGCTCGGCCGCGAGATTCGCGCGCTGCAGCAGCTGGCCGAGCGTCGCGGTCGCCGGACGCTCCTGATGGACGCGGTCATGGCGGTGAATCGAGGACGGGCCCGGATGGTGCGCGACCGGCTGACCCGCGCCTACGGTTCGCTGGAGGGCCTGCGCGTCGCGCTGCTCGGGTTGACCTACAAGTCGGGCACCAGCACGCTGCGCCGGTCCGTCGCACTGGAAATCGCGGCGGGTCTGGTGGAGGAGGGGGCGGACGTCAGGGTCTTCGACCCTGACGCGAACCTGGCGGAGGTCCGGATCCCCGCGGGCCTTTCCGTTGCCGAGGATGTGTACGCTGCGGCCGAAGCCGCCGATGCGCTCGTCCTGCTGACGGACTGGACCGGATGGCGCCGTCTCGATTTCACGCGCATCAAGCAGCGAATGCGCCGGCCGCTCATTCTCGACGTCCCCAACCTCTTGAGTCCGGAAGACATGCGCGCCCTCGGATTTGCGTACGCCGGGGTCGGCCGGGGCGCGCGCTTCGCGCGGGACGGTGTCGACCAAGACGAGAATGTCGAGATCGATGCGATGGGGGAGGCCGGTCGTGACACTGAAAGGTAA
- a CDS encoding NAD-dependent epimerase/dehydratase family protein: MADPRLVLVTGGAGFIGSHTVDLLLRRGYRVRILDSLQPRVHPSGKPRWVPAGAEFIQGDVSNPADMARSLEGVDSVFHLAAYQDYMTDFSTFLHVNAESTALLFELIVSEPRRFPVRKMVLASSQAVCGEGRYLCGGWRTGDPPLAVPGVPQDGGASADHHSVESPAPRAVEQLRRGDWEIKCPVCGREMRPVLIDEATVAPHTAYGISKYTIELLADRLGRRYGIPTACMRYTYVQGPRNSLHNAYSGIARRFALRILHGMPPTVYEDGRQLRDYVNVRDVARANVIALERDEADFEVFNVGGGRPVTVLQFARMMLKAFGSDLEPVVPGEFRLGDTRHTVSDISKLRALGWEPEIPVEQNVAEYVAWLRDEAVGGEQLIEAERVMRERGVVQRIRD; this comes from the coding sequence ATGGCTGACCCGCGGTTGGTCCTCGTCACCGGCGGGGCCGGGTTCATCGGCTCGCATACCGTGGATCTGCTGTTGCGGCGTGGATACCGGGTGCGCATACTGGACAGCCTTCAGCCACGCGTCCACCCGTCCGGCAAACCGCGTTGGGTGCCTGCCGGAGCAGAGTTCATTCAAGGCGACGTTAGCAACCCGGCCGACATGGCGCGGTCGTTGGAAGGTGTGGACAGCGTCTTCCACCTCGCGGCCTATCAGGACTACATGACCGACTTCAGCACCTTCCTACACGTGAACGCGGAGAGCACGGCGCTGCTCTTCGAGCTGATTGTCTCCGAACCGCGCCGGTTTCCGGTCCGGAAAATGGTGCTGGCGTCTTCTCAGGCCGTGTGCGGGGAGGGACGCTACCTCTGCGGCGGGTGGCGCACGGGCGACCCGCCGCTCGCCGTGCCCGGCGTCCCCCAGGACGGTGGGGCAAGCGCGGACCATCATAGCGTGGAGAGTCCGGCTCCCCGCGCGGTGGAACAGCTGCGGCGCGGGGACTGGGAAATCAAGTGTCCTGTCTGCGGACGCGAGATGCGGCCGGTGCTCATCGACGAGGCGACCGTGGCTCCGCATACGGCGTACGGTATTTCGAAGTACACGATCGAGCTCTTGGCGGACCGCCTGGGGCGCCGCTACGGCATACCCACGGCGTGTATGCGCTATACCTACGTTCAGGGGCCGCGCAATTCGCTTCACAACGCGTATTCGGGCATCGCCCGGCGTTTCGCGCTGCGGATCCTGCACGGCATGCCGCCCACGGTGTACGAGGACGGCCGGCAGTTGCGGGATTACGTGAACGTCAGGGATGTGGCCCGCGCCAACGTGATCGCCTTGGAGCGCGACGAGGCAGATTTCGAGGTCTTCAATGTCGGCGGCGGCCGGCCGGTCACCGTGCTCCAGTTCGCGCGGATGATGCTGAAAGCGTTCGGGAGTGATCTCGAGCCCGTCGTTCCCGGGGAGTTTCGCCTCGGCGACACACGTCACACCGTGTCGGACATTTCCAAGCTGCGCGCCCTTGGATGGGAGCCCGAGATTCCGGTCGAACAGAACGTCGCCGAATACGTGGCGTGGTTGCGTGATGAAGCGGTGGGAGGGGAGCAGCTGATTGAGGCCGAGCGTGTCATGCGGGAGCGCGGCGTGGTGCAACGGATCCGGGATTGA